The proteins below come from a single Juglans regia cultivar Chandler chromosome 12, Walnut 2.0, whole genome shotgun sequence genomic window:
- the LOC108998234 gene encoding uncharacterized protein LOC108998234, with product MNVQQRKTPANDKRKKPRMLKDFLSESSDSCPSGAGFKSFPTQPCSSTTCSHEYHSNPNNTMKLLRSRSKAASVATISAVQALINAFKKYPPMFLSRKKYYSSSKEAGRSTRDLDGAKIRFRVKDIVRWSSFKDLVEEKSRPLDVASSPDDHHHQQHYYCTTTNSSNTTCSSSSNGSSWCESDFTSSEYLLSSSSWHGKSKECGEHEVKVGKKYLPSVGGDCLEVTAGTETYADMEVRPKIIKSELEEKEQKSPVSVLDFQVGENEEPSSAFTRSLACVERTRQNLMQKIQRFESLAKPESFDLEEWMSMEENTEFEELHHDNNDDEDEEEEPNELEKKVRELVNHVKVDIGKAKVEQLVLLDFFLEQLSTKKSCQTKKDDEFEREMVSTAKAWMRGEHNGYLYEWGLGQHKREAYVREMDRREMWSKFEEEQKEVALEIETQVLEFLVDEVFVDLFLR from the exons ATGAATGTGCAACAAAGAAAAACTCCTGCAAATGATAAGCGTAAAAAGCCCAGAATGCTGAAAGATTTCCTCAGCGAAAGCTCAGATTCATGTCCTTCAGGCGCTGGATTCAAATCCTTTCCTACACAGccatgcagtagtactacttgCAGTCATGAGTACCATTCAAATCCAAACAACACGATGAAGTTACTCAGAAGCCGATCAAAAGCTGCATCAGTAGCCACAATCTCAGCCGTCCAAGCCCTGATTAACGCATTTAAGAAATACCCTCCGATGTTCCTGTCGAGAAAGAAGTACTATTCGAGCAGCAAGGAGGCCGGTAGGAGCACTCGCGATCTCGATGGAGCCAAAATCAGGTTCAGAGTCAAAGACATCGTACGGTGGTCCTCGTTCAAGGACTTGGTGGAGGAGAAATCTAGGCCCTTGGATGTCGCTTCCTCACccgatgatcatcatcatcagcagCATTACtactgcaccaccaccaacaGTAGTAATACGACCTGCAGTTCTTCCTCCAATGGCTCCAGTTGGTGCGAAAGCGACTTCACCTCCTCCGAGTATTTACTGTCGTCGTCCAGCTGGCACGGTAAGTCAAAGGAGTGCGGTGAACACGAGGTCAAAGttggtaaaaaatatttaccatCTGTCGGTGGGGATTGCCTGGAGGTGACAGCAGGGACAGAAACTTACGCTGACATGGAAGTAAGACCCAAG ATCATAAAGTCGGAATTGGAGGAGAAGGAACAGAAAAGCCCAGTTTCAGTGCTTGATTTTCAAGTTGGGGAGAATGAAGAGCCATCCTCGGCTTTTACTCGAAGCCTTGCCTGTGTGGAGA GGACAAGACAAAACCTTATGCAAAAGATCCAGCGGTTTGAGAGTCTTGCTAAACCGGAGTCTTTCGACTTAGAGGAATGGATGTCAATGGAAGAAAATACCGAATTTGAAGAATTACACCatgataataatgatgatgaggatgaggaagaagaaccaAATGAACTTGAAAAGAAGGTGAGAGAGCTGGTGAATCATGTCAAAGTAGATATTGGCAAGGCCAAAGTGGAACAACTAGTACTGTTGGATTTCTTTCTTGAACAGTTGAGTACAAAGAAATCATGTCAAACAAAGAAGGATGATGAGTTTGAAAGGGAGATGGTGAGCACGGCAAAAGCCTGGATGAGAGGGGAACATAATGGGTACTTATATGAATGGGGGTTAGGTCAGCACAAGAGGGAGGCTTACGTTAGAGAGATGGATAGGAGAGAAATGTGGAGCAAATTCGAAGAGGAGCAAAAGGAAGTGGCATTGGAAATTGAGACTCAGGTTTTGGAGTTCTTGGTGGATGAGGTTTTTGTTGATCTCTTCTTACGATGA